DNA from Kogia breviceps isolate mKogBre1 chromosome 3, mKogBre1 haplotype 1, whole genome shotgun sequence:
GCGGCTTGTCCCGGGCCATCTCTGGGATGAGGCGCAAAGGCTCAGGGTGAGGGGAGCAGCCTGCTTTCTCATCTCAGGATGCCTACCCCAACCTGCCTCCCCCTCAGGCTGGAAGGAAGCTGCTGGGAACTGGTGGTCAGCCAGGATTGGGGCCTACCTCTGAGCAGGTCTCGGGCAGAGGTCCCCTGCCTCAACAGGGCCCGATTGGAGGAGGAGACGATGGCCTTGAGCTCCTCAGCCCGGGACACATACTGTCCCACCTGCAGGAGGGcaagggacagaggaagggcTCTCGCACCTTGCCTGCCTCGCCAGCACCCACCTCCAGGTTCTCCCTCAGGGACCGCCCCAAACTGTAACATCAGAGGTCAACTGAGGCTGGCCTGACCCCCTTCCCAGGGAGAGAGGTTCCTCTAAGAGCCAATCCCCAGAGGCCCTGGGATCCCTCACCCATTTCCTCAGGGGACTCTCATTCACCTTTGCCTTAATTGACTCCTTCCGCTGGGTGTCCACTTCATCTGCAGAAAGTGCGGGTTTATATGAGACGTCTAGAGCGAGGAGACGCCTGCCCCACACCAAACCCTCTGGAATCCCCCAAAGCACTAAGTTCCAGATTTACCCTCTGCCTTGTCTCCCACAAAATTCTGGAAGGGGAGCTGCTTCTGGAATCCACCCACTGCAGCTATGGCTGACCCCACCCCTGCTGCACCCGGCCTGGCACTCACAGTGCAGGGCAGGCACGAAGAAGTCCAGAGCCTTGCAGTAGAGAGATAAGGCAGCCGCAGCGTCCCCCTCCTGGTCCTTCTTCACAGCCTGCACCACCAGGGCGGTCTGGGGGACAAACAGATGAGAAGTCATGCCCACCCCCCATACTCACCACAAGGGGTGATGCCCTGAGCCCACACTCTGACTCCTGCTGGGCAAGTCACCTCGTCACCATTGAAAGGGGTAGATGAAACCCCCAACCTGCCCTCAGCCCACCCATCTCCATTGGTTGCTCACTGCTCGTGCCAGGCTCTCCCCACTGGGCATGTGCTCCAGGTCCACCCAAGGGTGGGCAAAGAAGTCCTGGAAGGAGATACGGCGGCTGGGGTCCCGCTCCAGGAGCCGCTGCAGCAAGTCCCGGCAGTCCTGGGAGAGGGCGGGACGCAGGGGGagctgcgggggtgggggaggtataGCTCACACTGGGTTCCGGGACCtcggcccccagccccaggcgcCGGTCAGGACCACCCTGTCCTGGGACGCCCCAAAGATACACATTTGACAGAGCAAGTGAGACCAGGAGGAACAGTGATGGTTCAAAGTGTCACAGCCAGTGAGAGCCAAGCCTCCTCCCCCAGGCTCCTGTCCATGCCCTCACTGGAACCCGTAGCTGTCATGGAACCCTGTTTCCAGATCCTTTTCCCTTCTCTGGAATGTTTCGGGGAAAGGCTGGGCCTAGGTCTGCTTTGGCCTTCTCCCCATGGGGGGGCCTGTAGCGGGCTGTGGGGCAGACCCTTTGCTCCCTGTTGTGGCTGATCTGGGTCCCTGGAACTGAATGGAGCCAACTTCCAAGCTAGAGTGTGCCCCAGCTCCACAAAGGTGGCCTGGAGCCCACACCCCAGTCTGTGCAGGTGGCAGTGAGGTCTCCTACATCAAGGCCCTGACTCTCTCCGCCAAGCAGCAGGTGCCAAGGCCCTGCTAGACCTACCTCAATAACCCGGTTGCTCCGGATCTTCTCTTCCAGCTCCGAGAATGACCTGGAGGCAAAGGGGGGCTGCCCGAAGAGGGCTTCTGTGGaagggaggcagaggggaggctgggaggggctaGGGTCAAGTCTGGCCTGGCCCACAACTGGGGAGTGGCCCCAGACCAGGAGAGTCAGCATTCTCATTAAAACCCTTCAGGAGTGGCCCAGAGAGGCCTTGCAGTGCAGGCCtccaggtgggggcaggggacagtGCTCTCACCATACAGGATGACCCCCACGGACCAGAGGTCCACACGGGCGTCGTACTGCCGCTGACACACCATCTCGGGAGCCATGTAGAGGGGAGAGCCACGAAGCACATGCTTCTCATCCCAGGGGGACATGTGCTGTGCAAAGCCAAAGTCTGCAGGCAATAGGCCAGGCAGCAGGGCTCAGATTCCagctgcttttgctcctggcctTTATAGCCTCACCCTGGGCTCCTCCCACCCTCTAGACTCATCAGGATTAATCCCTACTTTGCTCACTTTTCTGCTTTGCTCATGCTGTTTCTCTCATTATAAACCCGGAACACACTCCTACCTCTTTGGGGGCATATATCCTACCTATCCTGCACAGCCTCCTCAGCACCTTTTTCCCAGGAAGCCCACCCAGATCACACCAGCGATGAGGATAAGGGTCCACTAAGGGGTTAGAACTCTCCATCACTGTCCCACCGAGCTCAGTGGGCCTCTCTAGCCTCCAGTTTCAGGTTAAGGGGCCTCTCTGGCCTCCAGTTTCAGGTTAAGGGGCCTCTCTGGCCTCCAGTTTCAGGTTAAGGGGCCTCTCTGGCCTCCAGTTTCAGGTTAAGGGGCCTCTCTGGCCTCCAGTTTTGGGTTAAGGGGCCTCTCTGGCCTCCAGTTTCAAGTCAGTTCTCCTCCAAATTTTATCAGGGGCCACAACCACTGCTTTCCCACCTCACACTCTCCAACACTGCCACCACAGACTGAGTCATACTTTGAGCCCCAATCTTGGTGACAGATAAAGTACTAACCCTGGTCACACTCTGAAACCTGACTCTGGTCACACACTGAGCCCTGAGCCCGCCCATGACACTGCTGGAGTCAAGCATGGGTAGCCTGAGAAGGGCCCTACCTTTTGGTGACGGGGCCCATCCCTGGACCTCCCAGTCTGTCACTGTTTAATAACTCAATAGAGGGCTCCATGAGAGCCACCCTCCAAACCTTCATGCCTTTTGTTCCAGACTCACACCTGCCAGTTTAAGGTGGGGCTTCTCTAAGGAGCTCAGCAGAATGTTCTGTGGCTTCAGGTCCAGATGAGAGATGTTCCGTTCATGCAGGAACTGCAAGGCACTAGCTGGAGAGTAGGACCCATGCAGAGAGacaggtcagagaagcccatctcCCACACCCTCTCACCTCCCCAGCCTTATATCTGCCCCTTCAAGCCTGCACAACCCCAGTTCTGACCTGGCTGGTCTACCAAATGCTTTA
Protein-coding regions in this window:
- the ULK3 gene encoding serine/threonine-protein kinase ULK3 isoform X2, which codes for MAGPGWGPPRLDGFILTERLGSGTYATVYKAYAKRDTREVVAIKCVAKKSLNKASVENLLTEIEILKGIRHRHIVQLKDFQWDSDNIYLIMEFCAGGDLSRFIHTRRILPEKVARVFMQQLASALQFLHERNISHLDLKPQNILLSSLEKPHLKLAGTLALHSTCPPGMRSMCFVALPSTWLPRWCVSGSTTPVWTSGPWGSSCMPPFASRSFSELEEKIRSNRVIELPLRPALSQDCRDLLQRLLERDPSRRISFQDFFAHPWVDLEHMPSGESLARATALVVQAVKKDQEGDAAAALSLYCKALDFFVPALHYEVDTQRKESIKAKVGQYVSRAEELKAIVSSSNRALLRQGTSARDLLREMARDKPRLLAALEVASAAMAKEDEAGGEQDALALYQHGLGELLLLLAAEPPGRRRELLHTEVQNLMARAEYLKEQVKMRESHWEAETLDKEGLSESVRSSCTLQ
- the ULK3 gene encoding serine/threonine-protein kinase ULK3 isoform X1 — encoded protein: MAGPGWGPPRLDGFILTERLGSGTYATVYKAYAKRDTREVVAIKCVAKKSLNKASVENLLTEIEILKGIRHRHIVQLKDFQWDSDNIYLIMEFCAGGDLSRFIHTRRILPEKVARVFMQQLASALQFLHERNISHLDLKPQNILLSSLEKPHLKLADFGFAQHMSPWDEKHVLRGSPLYMAPEMVCQRQYDARVDLWSVGVILYEALFGQPPFASRSFSELEEKIRSNRVIELPLRPALSQDCRDLLQRLLERDPSRRISFQDFFAHPWVDLEHMPSGESLARATALVVQAVKKDQEGDAAAALSLYCKALDFFVPALHYEVDTQRKESIKAKVGQYVSRAEELKAIVSSSNRALLRQGTSARDLLREMARDKPRLLAALEVASAAMAKEDEAGGEQDALALYQHGLGELLLLLAAEPPGRRRELLHTEVQNLMARAEYLKEQVKMRESHWEAETLDKEGLSESVRSSCTLQ